A single window of Streptomyces aquilus DNA harbors:
- the scy gene encoding polarized growth protein Scy encodes MRGYERQEREPAADVDHLSRFEAEMDRLKTEREKAIQHAEDLGYQVEVLRAKLHEARRTIMSRPEFSGGDIGYQAEQLLRNAQMQADQLRQDAERELSQARAQTQRILQEHAENAARLQAELHQEAVTRRQQLDQELAERRQTVESHVNENVAWAEQLRARSEQQARRLLEESRAEAEQAMAAARAEAERLTTEARQRLTSEAEAARAEAEQLLRRARADAERLLNAASTQAQEATDHAEQLRSSTATESDAARRQATELSRAAEQRMTEAEEALRKAQAEAEKLVTEAKAAAEKALSSAESANEQRVRTAKEQVARLVSEATQEAETTKADAEQIVADARAEAEKIVAEAAEKARTITAEETASQLGKAAKTAEDVLNKASEDARNTTKAAAEEAERIRSEAEAEADRLRAEAHDLAEQLKGAAKDDTKEYRAKTVELQEEARRLRGEAEQLRADAVAEGEKIRAEARKEAVQQIEEAAKTAEELLAKAKADADELRQTATADSEKVRTEAIERATTLRRQAEETLQRTRQEAERHREEVLEQSEGIRNDAEQAARELREETERAIEARRAEAAEELTRLQTEAEERLTAAEQALTEAREEAARIRREAAEESERLRGEAAERIRTLQQQAEAEAERLRTEAAADASASRAEGEAVAVRLRSEAAAEAERLKTEAQDTADRVRAEAQAAAERLATEASETLAAAQEEAVRRRREAEETLGAARAEADQERERAREQSDELLAAARSRVEDAQAEAVRLVEEADRRATEMVSAAEQHAQQVRDSVAGLHEQAQEEITGLRSAAEHAADRTRREAEEEADRVRADAYAERERASEDASRVRREATEESEAAKALAERTMADAMSESERLRSDAAEYAQRVRTEASDALAEADQAAARTRADAREDANRIRSDAASQADALITEARNEAERLTTDTIRDTDQLRQDTVAEAERLRLETAAEAERVRTEAVAKAERLIADATGDAERLRAEAAETVGSAQQHAERIRSESERVKADALAEAERLLNAAREEAEHTLDEARKDANKRRQDVAEQVDTLINETTAEADKLLTEAQQQAHKTTAEAEAQADTMVGAARKEADRLVSEATVEGNSLVEKARTDADELLVGARRDATAIRERAEELRDRITTEIESLHERARREAAETMKSTGDRCDALIKASEEQLAKAQAKAKELVSDANSEAGKVRIAAVKKAELLLKEAEQKKSALVREAEELKAEAIREAKRTVEEGKRELEILVRRREDINAEISRVQDVLEALESFEAPAGGKDGGVKAGVSVGAPRSGKPSDS; translated from the coding sequence GTGCGGGGCTACGAACGCCAGGAGCGAGAGCCGGCGGCTGACGTCGACCACCTCTCTCGGTTCGAGGCCGAGATGGATCGGCTGAAGACCGAGCGGGAAAAGGCGATCCAGCACGCCGAGGACCTCGGCTACCAGGTCGAGGTGCTGCGCGCCAAGCTGCACGAGGCGCGCCGCACCATCATGTCCCGGCCCGAGTTCTCGGGCGGCGACATCGGCTACCAGGCCGAACAGTTGCTGCGCAACGCCCAGATGCAGGCCGACCAGCTGCGTCAGGACGCCGAGCGCGAGCTGAGCCAGGCGCGGGCGCAGACCCAGCGCATCCTCCAGGAGCACGCCGAGAACGCGGCGCGGCTCCAGGCGGAGCTGCACCAGGAGGCGGTCACCCGTCGCCAGCAGCTGGACCAGGAGCTCGCCGAGCGCCGCCAGACCGTCGAGTCGCACGTCAACGAGAACGTGGCGTGGGCCGAGCAGCTGCGCGCCCGCAGCGAGCAGCAGGCCCGCCGGCTCCTGGAGGAGTCCCGCGCGGAGGCCGAGCAGGCCATGGCGGCCGCCCGCGCGGAGGCCGAGCGGCTCACCACCGAGGCCCGCCAGCGGCTGACCAGCGAGGCCGAGGCGGCCCGCGCCGAGGCCGAGCAGTTGCTGCGCCGCGCCCGCGCGGACGCCGAGCGGCTGCTGAACGCGGCCTCCACCCAGGCCCAGGAGGCCACCGACCACGCCGAGCAGCTGCGCAGCTCCACGGCGACGGAGTCGGACGCCGCCCGCCGCCAGGCCACCGAGCTCAGCCGCGCCGCCGAGCAGCGGATGACGGAGGCGGAGGAGGCGCTGCGCAAGGCGCAGGCCGAGGCCGAGAAGCTCGTCACCGAGGCCAAGGCGGCCGCCGAGAAGGCCCTGTCGAGCGCCGAGTCGGCCAACGAACAGCGTGTCCGTACGGCCAAGGAGCAGGTCGCCCGGCTGGTCAGCGAGGCCACCCAGGAGGCCGAGACCACCAAGGCGGACGCCGAGCAGATCGTCGCGGACGCCCGCGCGGAGGCCGAGAAGATCGTCGCCGAGGCCGCCGAGAAGGCCCGCACGATCACCGCGGAGGAGACCGCCTCCCAGCTCGGCAAGGCCGCCAAGACCGCCGAGGACGTCCTCAACAAGGCGTCCGAGGACGCGCGTAACACCACCAAGGCGGCCGCCGAGGAGGCCGAGCGGATCCGTTCCGAGGCCGAGGCCGAGGCGGACCGGCTGCGCGCCGAGGCGCACGACCTGGCCGAGCAGCTCAAGGGCGCGGCCAAGGACGACACCAAGGAGTACCGCGCCAAGACGGTCGAGTTGCAGGAGGAGGCCCGCCGGCTGCGCGGCGAGGCCGAGCAGCTGCGCGCCGACGCGGTCGCCGAGGGCGAGAAGATCCGCGCGGAGGCCCGCAAGGAGGCCGTTCAGCAGATCGAGGAGGCGGCCAAGACCGCCGAGGAGCTGCTGGCCAAGGCCAAGGCGGACGCCGACGAGCTGCGCCAGACGGCGACGGCGGACAGCGAGAAGGTCCGCACCGAGGCCATCGAGCGGGCGACGACCCTGCGCCGGCAGGCCGAGGAGACCCTCCAGCGGACCCGGCAGGAGGCCGAGCGCCACCGCGAAGAGGTCCTTGAGCAGTCCGAGGGCATCCGCAACGACGCCGAGCAGGCCGCGCGCGAGCTGCGCGAGGAGACCGAGCGCGCTATAGAGGCCCGTCGCGCGGAGGCCGCCGAGGAGCTGACCCGGCTTCAGACCGAGGCCGAGGAGCGGCTGACGGCCGCCGAGCAGGCGCTGACCGAGGCCCGTGAGGAGGCCGCGCGGATCCGTCGCGAGGCCGCCGAGGAGAGCGAGCGCCTGCGCGGCGAGGCCGCGGAACGCATCCGCACGCTCCAGCAGCAGGCCGAGGCGGAGGCCGAGCGGCTGCGCACCGAGGCCGCGGCCGACGCGTCCGCGTCCCGGGCCGAGGGCGAGGCCGTCGCCGTACGGCTGCGTTCGGAGGCCGCGGCCGAGGCCGAGCGGCTCAAGACGGAGGCCCAGGACACCGCCGACCGGGTCCGCGCGGAGGCGCAGGCCGCCGCCGAGCGCCTGGCGACGGAGGCGTCCGAGACGCTGGCCGCCGCCCAGGAGGAGGCCGTACGGCGTCGTCGTGAGGCCGAGGAGACCCTCGGCGCGGCGCGTGCCGAGGCCGACCAGGAGCGGGAGCGGGCTCGCGAGCAGAGCGACGAGCTGCTGGCCGCGGCGCGCAGCCGGGTCGAGGACGCGCAGGCCGAGGCGGTGCGGCTGGTCGAGGAGGCCGACCGGCGCGCCACCGAGATGGTGTCGGCGGCCGAGCAGCACGCCCAGCAGGTCCGCGACTCGGTCGCCGGGCTGCACGAGCAGGCCCAGGAGGAGATCACCGGGCTGCGCAGCGCCGCGGAGCACGCGGCGGACCGTACCCGTCGGGAGGCCGAGGAGGAGGCGGACCGGGTCCGCGCCGACGCCTACGCCGAGCGGGAGCGGGCCAGCGAGGACGCGAGCCGTGTCCGGCGCGAGGCCACCGAGGAGTCGGAGGCCGCCAAGGCGCTCGCCGAGCGCACCATGGCGGACGCGATGTCCGAGTCCGAGCGGTTGCGCTCCGACGCGGCCGAGTACGCCCAGCGGGTGCGCACGGAGGCTTCCGACGCGCTCGCCGAGGCCGACCAGGCCGCCGCCCGGACCCGGGCGGACGCCCGTGAGGACGCCAACCGCATCCGCTCGGACGCGGCCTCGCAGGCCGACGCCCTCATCACCGAGGCGCGCAACGAGGCCGAGCGGCTGACCACGGACACCATCCGGGACACCGACCAGCTGCGGCAGGACACCGTCGCCGAGGCGGAGCGGTTGCGTCTGGAGACCGCGGCCGAGGCCGAGCGGGTCCGGACCGAGGCCGTCGCCAAGGCCGAGCGGCTCATCGCGGACGCCACCGGCGACGCGGAGCGGCTGCGGGCCGAGGCCGCCGAGACGGTCGGCTCCGCCCAGCAGCACGCCGAGCGGATCCGCAGCGAGTCCGAGCGCGTCAAGGCCGACGCCCTGGCCGAGGCGGAGCGCCTGCTCAACGCGGCGCGCGAGGAGGCCGAGCACACCCTCGACGAGGCCCGCAAGGACGCCAACAAGCGGCGCCAGGACGTGGCCGAGCAGGTGGACACGCTCATCAACGAGACCACCGCCGAGGCCGACAAGCTGCTCACCGAGGCTCAGCAGCAGGCCCACAAGACCACCGCGGAGGCGGAGGCGCAGGCCGACACGATGGTCGGCGCCGCCCGCAAGGAGGCCGACCGGCTGGTCTCCGAGGCGACGGTCGAGGGCAACTCCCTGGTGGAGAAGGCCCGTACGGACGCGGACGAGCTGCTCGTCGGCGCCCGCCGGGACGCCACCGCCATAAGGGAGCGGGCCGAGGAGCTGCGCGACCGCATCACCACCGAGATCGAGAGCCTGCACGAGCGGGCCCGTCGCGAGGCCGCCGAGACGATGAAGTCGACCGGCGACCGCTGCGACGCGCTCATCAAGGCGTCCGAGGAGCAGCTGGCGAAGGCTCAGGCGAAGGCCAAGGAGCTGGTGTCGGACGCCAATTCGGAGGCGGGCAAGGTCCGGATCGCCGCCGTGAAGAAGGCCGAGCTGCTCCTGAAGGAGGCCGAGCAGAAGAAGTCGGCCCTCGTGAGGGAGGCCGAGGAGCTCAAGGCGGAGGCGATCCGCGAGGCCAAGCGCACGGTCGAGGAAGGAAAGCGCGAGCTGGAGATCCTGGTGCGGCGCCGCGAGGACATCAATGCCGAGATCTCCCGTGTCCAGGACGTCCTGGAGGCGTTGGAGTCCTTCGAGGCTCCCGCGGGGGGCAAGGACGGTGGCGTCAAGGCGGGCGTCTCGGTCGGCGCCCCTCGTTCGGGTAAGCCTTCGGACAGTTAA
- the mce gene encoding methylmalonyl-CoA epimerase gives MLTRIDHIGIACFDLDKTVEFYRATYGFEVFHSEVNEEQGVREAMLKINDTSDGGASYLQLLEPTRPDSTVAKWLDKNGEGVHHIAFGTADVDADAADIKDKGVRVLYEEPRRGSMGSRITFLHPKDCHGVLTELVTSAPVESPEH, from the coding sequence ATGCTGACGCGAATCGACCACATCGGGATCGCCTGCTTCGACCTCGACAAGACTGTCGAGTTCTACCGGGCCACCTACGGCTTCGAGGTCTTCCACTCCGAGGTCAACGAGGAGCAGGGCGTCCGCGAGGCCATGCTCAAGATCAACGACACTTCCGACGGCGGGGCCTCCTACCTGCAACTTCTGGAGCCGACCCGCCCCGACTCGACCGTCGCCAAGTGGCTCGACAAGAACGGCGAGGGCGTCCACCACATCGCTTTCGGTACGGCGGACGTGGACGCGGACGCCGCGGACATCAAGGACAAGGGCGTACGCGTGCTGTACGAGGAGCCGCGACGCGGCTCCATGGGGTCACGAATCACCTTCCTGCACCCCAAGGATTGCCACGGTGTACTGACAGAACTGGTCACTTCGGCGCCCGTTGAGTCACCTGAGCACTGA
- a CDS encoding acetyl-CoA C-acetyltransferase yields the protein MSSGTTSVIVAGARTPMGRLLGSLKSFSGADLGGFAIKAALDRAGIGGDQVQYVIMGQVLQAGAGQIPARQAAVKGGIPMSVPALTINKVCLSGLDAIALADQLIRAGEFDVIVAGGQESMTNAPHLLPKSREGYKYGAIEMLDAMAYDGLTDSFEGIAMGESTEKHNTRLGIQRPEQDEIAALSHQRAAAAQKNGIFEAEITPVEIPQRKGEPVVFSKDEGIRGDTTVESLGKLRPAFTRDGTITAGTSSQISDGAAAVVVMSKAKAQELGLEWIAEIGAHGNVAGPDNSLQSQPSNAILHALKKEGLEVSDLDLIEINEAFAAVAVQSMKDLGVSTETVNVNGGAIALGHPIGMSGARLVLHLALELKRRGGGVGAAALCGGGGQGDALIVRVPKA from the coding sequence ATGTCTTCCGGAACTACCTCGGTGATCGTCGCGGGCGCTCGTACGCCCATGGGACGGTTGCTCGGTTCGCTGAAGTCCTTCTCCGGAGCCGACCTCGGCGGCTTCGCGATCAAGGCCGCCCTCGACCGTGCGGGGATCGGTGGCGACCAGGTCCAGTACGTGATCATGGGTCAGGTCCTCCAGGCCGGCGCCGGTCAGATCCCGGCCCGTCAGGCCGCCGTCAAGGGCGGCATCCCGATGAGCGTCCCGGCGCTCACCATCAACAAGGTGTGTCTGTCCGGCCTCGACGCCATCGCGCTGGCCGACCAGCTGATCCGCGCCGGCGAGTTCGACGTGATCGTCGCGGGCGGCCAGGAGTCCATGACCAACGCCCCGCATCTGCTCCCCAAGTCCCGCGAGGGCTACAAGTACGGCGCCATCGAGATGCTCGACGCCATGGCGTACGACGGCCTGACCGACTCCTTCGAGGGCATCGCCATGGGTGAGTCCACGGAGAAGCACAACACCCGCCTCGGCATCCAGCGCCCCGAGCAGGACGAGATCGCCGCCCTGTCCCACCAGCGTGCCGCGGCCGCCCAGAAGAACGGCATCTTCGAGGCCGAGATCACCCCGGTGGAGATTCCGCAGCGCAAGGGCGAGCCGGTCGTCTTCAGCAAGGACGAGGGCATCCGCGGCGACACCACCGTGGAGTCCCTCGGCAAGCTCCGCCCGGCGTTCACCCGCGACGGCACCATCACGGCCGGCACCTCCTCGCAGATCTCGGACGGTGCGGCGGCCGTGGTCGTGATGAGCAAGGCCAAGGCGCAGGAGCTGGGCCTGGAGTGGATCGCCGAGATCGGCGCCCACGGCAACGTGGCCGGTCCGGACAACTCCCTCCAGTCGCAGCCGTCCAACGCGATCCTGCACGCCCTCAAGAAGGAGGGCCTGGAGGTCTCGGACCTCGACCTGATCGAGATCAACGAGGCCTTCGCCGCCGTCGCGGTCCAGTCAATGAAGGACCTCGGCGTGTCCACCGAAACGGTGAACGTCAACGGCGGGGCCATCGCCCTGGGCCACCCGATCGGCATGTCCGGCGCCCGCCTGGTCCTCCACCTGGCGCTGGAGCTGAAGCGGCGCGGCGGCGGGGTCGGCGCGGCGGCGCTGTGCGGCGGCGGCGGCCAGGGTGACGCGCTGATCGTGCGGGTACCCAAGGCCTGA
- the meaB gene encoding methylmalonyl Co-A mutase-associated GTPase MeaB, protein MQDVSTLVAQAREGRPRAVARLISLVEGASPQLREVMAALAPLTGTAYVVGLTGSPGVGKSTSTSTLVTAYRKQGKRVGVLAVDPSSPFSGGALLGDRVRMSDHASDPGVYIRSMATRGHLGGLAWAAPQAIRVLDAAGCDVILVETVGVGQSEVEIASQADTSVVLLAPGMGDGIQAAKAGILEIGDVYVVNKADRDGADATARELNHMLGLGESRGPGDWRPPIVKTVAARSEGVDEVVEALEKHRAWMEERGVLAERRQARAAHEVETIAVTALRERIGDLHGDRRLGALAERIVAGELDPYRAADELVAGLTEG, encoded by the coding sequence ATGCAGGACGTCTCCACCCTGGTGGCCCAGGCCAGGGAAGGCCGGCCGCGGGCCGTGGCCCGGCTGATCTCCCTCGTGGAGGGGGCGTCCCCGCAGCTCCGAGAGGTCATGGCGGCCCTGGCCCCGCTGACGGGCACGGCGTACGTCGTCGGCCTGACCGGCTCACCGGGCGTCGGCAAGTCCACGTCGACGTCCACCCTGGTGACCGCGTACCGCAAGCAGGGCAAGCGGGTCGGCGTCCTGGCCGTCGACCCGTCCTCGCCGTTCTCCGGCGGCGCCCTGCTCGGCGACCGGGTGCGCATGTCGGACCACGCCTCCGACCCCGGCGTCTACATCCGCTCGATGGCCACCCGCGGCCACCTCGGCGGCCTGGCCTGGGCGGCGCCCCAGGCGATCCGCGTCCTGGACGCGGCGGGCTGCGACGTGATCCTGGTCGAGACGGTCGGCGTCGGCCAGTCCGAGGTGGAGATCGCCTCCCAGGCCGACACCTCCGTCGTCCTCCTGGCCCCCGGCATGGGCGACGGCATCCAGGCGGCCAAGGCCGGAATCCTGGAGATCGGTGACGTGTACGTCGTCAACAAGGCCGACCGCGACGGCGCCGACGCCACCGCCCGCGAGCTCAACCACATGCTGGGCCTGGGCGAGTCCCGAGGCCCTGGCGACTGGCGCCCCCCGATCGTCAAGACGGTCGCGGCCCGCTCCGAGGGCGTCGACGAGGTCGTCGAGGCCCTGGAGAAGCACCGCGCCTGGATGGAGGAGCGCGGCGTCCTCGCCGAGCGCCGCCAGGCCCGTGCCGCCCACGAGGTGGAGACCATCGCGGTCACGGCCCTGCGCGAACGCATCGGCGACCTGCACGGCGACCGCCGCCTCGGCGCACTGGCGGAGCGGATCGTGGCGGGCGAGCTGGACCCGTACCGGGCGGCGGACGAGCTGGTGGCGGGGCTGACGGAGGGCTGA